The Halovivax ruber XH-70 genome includes the window GACCTGACGAGCGATCCGGCCGAACCGCGGCTGGAAAACGCCTACCTCACGTCACTGACACGGTGTCGCCACCCCGAACGTGGCCCGACCGACGACGAGATCACGAACTGTGAACCGTACCTCGACGCGGAGGTTCGAATGATCAATCCGCACCTGCTTGTTCCGATCGGGCAGCGAGCGCTCACCAGCCTGGGCGCCGAGTACACCACGCGAAACCCGGAGGAACTTCGCATCGAGGACCACCACGGTGAGTCGATTCGCGGACGTGGGTTCGAACTCGTTCCACTGATAAACCCGACGACGGCGACTGAGGACGAAATCGATGACTGGGTGCGTCGCTTCGCCGAGCTCATGGCGGCCGATTACCGACAGACGAAGGGCCGACGCAGCAGATAGCGGCTTTCCACCCGGGATACCCCCAACAGGGACGACCGGGGATTCGTGAATCAGGCTCGGACACCAGCGGAAACGTGAAAATCGATTCTCGCTCTCTTACCAGTACGGCGTTTCGAGCCAGCCGCCACCACGGGCGCCGACGGTCGCGGCGAGTGCGACGGCCACGAAGACGACCACGCCGCTCAGAGCCGTCGTGAGTGGACGAATCGTCGATGGATCGAGAACGGATCCACTGAGTACCCCGTAGACCCCGAGTGCGATGGTGCCTAACACGGTGAGCACGCCGAGTGCGCCTCCGATTCGTCTGGCTGTCGTCTGGGTTTGCATGGGCGATAGTGACCGCGTCGCGAGTTAATCGTGGTGGTTCATCGAGCGAACAGGTGGGCAGAAAACGGCGCGCTCTTGGGGGTGGACGCCGTCGGCGCACGTATGATCGTCGTCCTGCCGGTCTCACCGCCGTGGAGTGAGTGTATTTCGCGACGTTTCTCGATCGCGGCGCCGGACGCCTCGAACGCCTTCGAAACTCTGTACGAGGCGGCCGTCGCCGACGTCGCGGCGATCGCCGAGGCGAGCAGCGGCCAAGTTCTGGTCAACTACCGCGACGAGGAGACGCTTCCCGAGACGGACCGATCGGACGATCCCGCCGAGGTATGTCGTGCGCTGGTCGACGACGTGGTCAGTGACGACGTCCGATTCGAACGCCAGGTCGGCTCGACGCCTGCAGCCCGACTGGGAAATACGGTCACGCACTTGCTCGAACAGGAAGCGGCCGCGTCCGTCTGCGTTCTCGATCCACTCGCGCCACTGGTCCGCCGAGCGGACGTCGACGGGGTCCCGATGAAGGTCCGTCGCGACTCGGTCATCCTCGGCCCCGACGGAACGGGCGACGTTTACCTCGCGGCGTTTACGGACCCGATCGACTTCACCGATGCGTGCGAACCGCCAGTCCTCTCGACGCTCGCCGAACGGGCTCGCGAGGCCGATCGATCCATCGGATTCACGCCCACGGTTCCGCGTGTCACCACTGACACTGGAATTACCGCCACGGCGGCCGCGATCGACGCCCGTCGCGCTGCGAACGAACCAGTTCCAGACGCGACGGCCGCCGCCCTCGAGGACCTGGGGTTCGCAAATCGGGACCGAGACGAGCCCGACGCGTAGGTCGGACCGACAACGCTTTTTGACCGGGCAGAAAACGACCACCTGCGGTGGGGTGGCAGAGCGGCCTATTGCGCCTGCCTTGAAAGCAGGTGGCGTCAGCCTCATGGGTTCAAATCCCATCCCCACCGTCTTTTGCGAGGAACGGACGTGACGAGCAAAGCGTAGACATGGGATTTGAAGGAGACCAGTCGCGCGCAACGAAGTGAGCACGTCTGGGCGTTGTTCAAATCCCATCCCCACCGTCTTCTGCTCCGAACGAAGGTGAGGAGCGAAGCGGATACGGTGGGATTTGAATTATACCGAGGTTCTGTGAGCGGAGCGATCAGGTTCTCGGGGGTAGTTCAAATCCCAACCCCACCGCGTTCTCACGCACAATTTCGACGCGTAGCGGGGACTCCTATGGATACGAAATCGAAACGTTACCGGTGTTCGGCGGCGGCAGACTGCGGCGACGAGAGGAGCGAGGCGCCGGAAACGAGGTCGTCGTAGTGTTCGTCACAGAGGGCGAAGGGGTTTTCGTCGGCAGTGTATTCGACGCGTGATTCGACGACCCCGTCAGAGACCGTGGTCGTGGGCAGCCATCGCGGGAAGGAGACGGTCGCGTCTCGTTCACAGCCGGGACAGCCGCAGTCCCCGTCGATCGAGCCGCGTTCGAAGACATCCGTCGCTGGGAGGACATCGAGTTCGCAGTTGCGACAGAGTGCACCGACCGCGTCGTCCGAGACGAGATCGATGACGGCCCTGTTGTAGCCCGGTTCACGTCGACAGCGGACACATCGGCTGCGAGATTCCGTCGGCATTCGTGGGAGTCAACTCGGCGCCATGGTACTCAACTCACCATCGTAAAACTATCGACCGCGTCGTGGAAACGAGTCGCCGATCGGAACCCGAATCTGTGGGGCAAATTTCAGCAGTTGTCGGCATAGCTCGACGTCGGGATACGACGGCTGGGAGCCGGTGGGCGGGGAAAATCTACGGACTGGCGAGATCGATGTCTCGAGCGTGGGCGAGGAGTTCCTCGTCGTACCTGCTGGCCGTCTGCTGGGGCGCTCGGTCGTCTATCGCTCTGACGAGCGAGACCGTGTTGCGGAAGTTCTTGATCGTCGCCTCGTCGATCATCTGGCCGTCGATCGATACGGCCCCCGTTCCATCATCCAGAGCGGCCGTCGCGCGCTCGATTCGATCGAGGGCGCGTTCGAGTTCGTCGGGGAGCGGCATGTGGACGTGGTTGGCCTGGACCGTCTGCTTCGGGTGCAAGGACCAGGAGCCGTCGAGACCGAGGTGGGCCTCGAGTTCGACCTGTTCGGCGTACGCCTCGGCGCGATAGGCAGTGACGCCCGCGCGCGTCGTGAACAGTTCGTCGAAGGGGCCGCCGATCGCGAGGAGATCATTCGCGCTCGTCTCTATCGAGAGTGCTTCGAGCGTCCCATCCCATCGAGGGCGACCGGATCCGACGTCCCGCCCGCCGAGCTGGGCGGTGTAGTCGACGGGACCGAAGACGATGGCCGAAAGTGGTGTGTCAGCCGCGCGATGGGCGATCTCTCGAAGTGCTGATCGTGCCTGTGCGGTTTCGAGAATAATCGCGAGTCCGATCTCGTCCTGGGGAACGTCGTACGTCTCGCGCACGTCCGCGAGGGTCCGACACACGCGGTCGAAATCCTCGATCCCGCCGACTTTCGGGACGACGACACCGTCGACGTGCTCGTCGACCTCGCGTACCAGGGTCTCGATCTGATCGCGACCGCGTTCTCGCAGTTCGGCGCTCGTGTCGCTCCACTCGATTCGTGGCCAGCACTCACCGGCGAAATCGTGGGTTCCCAGCAGGTCGACCGTGTTCTCGAGCGCCTCGTCTTTCATCGAGGGTGCCGTGCCGTCCTCGAGGTCGGGGACGAGCCAGTCGGGTGCCTCGAACCCCTCGGCGGTGAGTCCCGAACGCAGGTACTTCGCCGTATCGGCCTTCGGGACGGCGGCCGGGGCGGTCTGGAAACTTCGACAGAGTCGTGTCGTGTCGGTGGTCGTCATGGTGGATTGGTGGTTGGATTGAACGCTTCTCGGCGCGTTGTCGTTCGAGTGGTGCGATAGTGGGCTACGGTCTGGTCTGGATTGCCGCGAGTCGTCGACCCGAGTAGACCGGTTCGTCTCGCTGATTGAACGCGATGTGCTGGAATCTGACGAGGCCAGCCCTATCTGCGGGTATCTCGCCGTCGAACGCGGAGAGAGGGCTCGGAGTCGATCCGTCCGTCGAGGACAGTTCGACCGTCTCGAGCACCCGGGTGAACCCGTAGATCGTGTCTCCCGGCGTGACGAAGGTGTGGAACCGTTCGTCGTCGAACCCGAGGTCGCGGTAGGTCGCCTCGTCCGACCGGGCGTGTCCGAGGGCGATCGATCTGGACACGTCGCCGTAGGCGACGATATCGCCCGACGGGGCGTCGGCCATCGCGTCCACGTTGTGGTGCTGCTTGGCGGTGTTGAGGGTCGAGAGTGGCAACGTCGCGACGGTCACGTCGTCGATCGTTCGCCCGCGTTCGTGTCGGTAGGCCGCGACGCCGTCGTGATCGGTGGCCGTTTCGAGTGTGGCGACGAAATCTTCGAAGTGAGGTCCCTCGGGAGCGACGAACGGGCCACTCGGGATATCCGCACCCTCCTCTTCCCTTTCGCCCTCTTTTTTCGCTTCTCCCTCTTCCGCCTCCGCTCCTCCTTCCGCTTCCTCCGCTCCGCTAGCCTCGTCGGCCGACGCTGGGCCGCCATCGGTGACGCGGGCGGGTTCTCGCCGCGGAATCATGTTGGTCCGGTCGTACGAACAGAGTGGTTCGCCCGTCTCCGCATCGAGCCCCGTCGTTCGCCAGGTGACGATCGCATACGACGGACGGGATCCCGACTCCTCGACCGACAGTACCTCGCTCTCGACCCGGAGTTCGGTACCTGGGTAGACGTCGCGATGGAATCGCCCGTTCGTCCGCCCGAGGAAGTACCCGCCCTTCTCACTCAGATCTTCGACGGTGATCCCCAGCGTCGCGGCGAGCAGGTAATCCGGATGGATCGGGCGCTCGTCAAAATCCGCGTCTGCGGCTCGGTCTGTCCGCCAGTACGTTGGATCGTGATTCAGCGTTTGACTCGTCCACAGTTCGGTGCCCCACTGTGAGAGGACGAGCCCAGGGTCGTGTTCGATGACGTCACCTTCGTCGAAGAACTCCGCGTAGTGGCCGGTTTCCAGCGTCTCACTGTGGTCGAGGACGTGACCGAACGTTTCCGGATCCGTCCAGTCAGTCATCGGCCGGCACCCCCGATTTCGCGTGACGGCGAACCGCGACGGTTCGACGCATCTCGTTCTCGACGAGCATGTAGCCCTCGTCGAACCCCATCCCGGGTTTGGCGAGGACCTGGGCGGCGTCGGTGGCGAGCGCGACGTGAGCTGTCGCGCGAGCCGAGGTCGCAGTCTCGTTGCACGTACCGCCGAGATAGGCGCGCGTGTCCGTCCCGTCGCAGTACGTCACGGCTGCTGCACTCCGCTGGAGCCCACCGAGATCTGGCGTCTTGACCTGCACCACGTCGGCGGCACCGGCGTCGACGAACGCCTTCACGTCCGCCAGAGTGTTACACCACTCGTCGGCGACGATGTCGACATCGACACCGGCGTCGGCGAGCCCCTCCCGGAGTTCGGCCATCGCCGAGAGTTGTGCCTCGCGACTGCCGGCGTCCATCGGCCCTTCGATCTGAATATCGGAGGGCGCAGCTGCGTCCTCGAGATCACCGAAGTACTCGATCACCCGATCACGATCGAACGGTGGTCCGAACAGGTCGCCGATCGTCCCGTAGACGTCGAGGTGGTACGTTGGTTCGTACCCCGACGGACCGAGCTCGTCAGTTCGGGCACGGAGCCACTCGACGTACTCGAGAAGTCCGTCACCGGACGGGCCGACTTTTTCGCGGGTGTTGAAGAGTCCGTGCGGGAGAACCGGAACGCCGGAGAGGAGCATCTTCTCCGCGTTCGCGTACCGGTCGTCGCCGGATTGTCCGAACACTGGAATCGGCTGGGTCGCCGGTGTCGTGTCGACCGCGTCCGCGACGACGTCCGTCATCGTCGTGCGCTCAGCGCGGGCTGCAGCGGCGAGCAGTGCCTGTGAGAGGCCATATCTCACTGCCGTATGGAGTCGGTCACCGTCGGGCGACAGTGATTCGATTGTCGCCGTGTTCGCGGCGAAGGCTGCGGCGTCCCTACCGCGAAGTTCGTCGGCGATCGGTCCCTCGACGAGGTCGACGTACTCCGCAGCCTGGAACAACGGATCGCGTCCGCCGGCGCCGCTGTACTGTACGGCAGCGCAATCGCCACGGACGGTCGAGCCGTCCGAGAGGGCGAGCGTCACGACGAGGGATTCACCCGGCTGGCGAACCCGATCGAAGCCTGCCGTGACGGGGTCGCCCTCGTAGACGAATCCGTCACGACTGGCGCCCTGGGCGATCGCTGCCTGGTCGTCGAAGTAGAATCCGGAGACGCCGGGCGTGGCGACGACTGATTCAATCTGCATCCGACACCCCACCAGACCGGCTGGACTCTGACGGACGCCCGATGAGGCGACCGTTACTGATCGCGTCGACGTCGTCGGCGACCATGTGGAACGAGGTCGATCGATCCTCGGTCTCGGCGCGTCGTTCGAGCCGTGCGGCGTGGATCTCCTTGATCTCGTCGTCGAAGGCCAGGTCGCCGAAGTCGAACAGTCGAACGCGACCGTCGTCGTCGCGCGCCGGGAGGCAGGCCCCTTTCGCGCTCTCGCTCGGCGCAAAGGGAACGTCGAGCGCACCTGTTTCGAACGCGCGCACGGCACCGCGGGCTACGTCGCCCTCGCCGTGTTCGAAGACCGCCTCGAGGAGCGATCGTGTCTCCCGTTCGATCAGGTCCTGTTCGGACTCGACGCCATCGATGTCGAGTCGTTGTTCCATCGCCATATCGAGTAGTTGTCGCGTCGTCCGCAGTCCCGCGGCGTTTGCCTCCTTCGTCGGCACGCCCTGGAACTCCTGGGGCGACTTGGTGATCACCTTGTCCGGACGTGCGATCGCCGCCGTGAGCGCTCCCAGCCCGATGACGCCGTTCGCCCGGGCCTCGTCGGGTGGGAATCCACCCATCCACTCGTGGAAGACAGTCGTCACGCACACTTCGTTCGGGAGGTACTCCTCGCCCAGCGCGCGCAGGGCCCGCAATGCGGCGACGTCCTGGACGACGTTTCCGACCTGTCCGTATCCCAGCGTCAGCGAGCGGACGCCCTGCGTCGCTGCGAGCAACCCCTCGACGATCATGATCGCGATCGCGATGGACGGGGGGACGAGCGTCCCGGTCAACGGTCCGAAGGGCTCGCGATTGATTCGGACCCCGCGTTCGGTGTACACGCCAGCGAGCCGATCGACGTACTGCCAGTGTTCGATCGTCGTCGCCAGGTCGCCGCGCTTGGTGTACGGAATGTTGTACGAAATCGGGCCCCCCTCGAAGCTCTGGAAGCCGCCAGCGAGTGTGACCGCCGCGAGCAAGCGCGCATCCGGTGTCCCGTGGCGGACTTCGATCGGCCCGTCGACGGACTCGACCAGCGTGCGACACCCGTCGACGCCGTGATTGACGGCCGGAAAGCCGTTCAACGCGTCGGCGTCGGATTCGCGTGTCTTCTCCAGTCCCGTCCGTGCCTTCCCGTACTCGTTATCGCGCGTGTAGGAGTCGATCGTCGTCGGCAAGAGATCGGCCTCACCGGTCTCTTCTAAGTACGTGAGAAGTTCGATCTGCTCGTCGAGCCTGGCCACCCCGGCCCGTGGTTGCAACAGCGGCTCGGTGGCGGACTCGAGAACGGTCGCGAACTCCTTCGAAGGGGGAAGCCCCTCGTGGAATGCGATGGCATCGTCGACGGTGGCCGCCTCGCCCGTTGGCCACTCGGCACGAACCGCCTCGTCTATCGTGGCGAGTCCGTCCGACGAAAGTTGCTCGTCGCGAACCATCTGGTCAGGAGGTCACCCGGAGGCGATCGGGTTCCGTCGTGAGGTTCAGGTCGCGCCGAAGGGCGTTGATCGCCTCCGTCGGATCCGTCTCCGGATCGAAGACGCGATCGAACCCGAGCGACTCGAATGTCGCACGCGTCTGAGCGAAGTCGTCCTGGCCGACGGCGAGGTTGCCACCGATGTAGGTGACCGCGTCGACGCCAGCGTTCTCGAGGTGGTCGTGGAACCCGGTGCAGTCCTGTTCGGCGTGCCCGTACAGCGACGAGACGAGGATCGCGTCCGCGTCGTGGTCTGTCGCGGCCGCCACGAACTCCGCCTGCTCGGTCTGGACGCCGAGGTTGACCACCTCGAACCCAGCTGCGTCGAGCGCTCGTTCGAGTATCGTGACGCCAACCACGTGCGCGTCGGAGCCGATCACCCCGAGGACGACTGTTGTCGGCATGGATGCAGAACCATGATAGATCGGGGCTTAAAGGTAATGATTTATCATGATAATAGTCCTTATACGCCTTTGTATGAGTCACGTTGACACGGCATGGCTGAGAGTAGCTCCGACGGGATCCGGTAGAAAACGTTAACCCCGTCTTCGAGTTACGCCGGAGCATGGGAGCACTCTCGGACGTGCGCGTGCTGGACCTGACGCAGGTGCTTGCAGGGCCGTACTGTACGATGTTACTCGCCGACATGGGTGCCGATGTCGTCAAGATCGAACGGCCGGGCGGCGATCTCATCCGATCCAATCCGCCGTACGTCGACGATCCGGACGCCGAACCCTACGGTGGCTACTTCCAGAGCGTCAATCGCGGCAAACGAAGTATCGAACTCGACCTCGCCGGGGACGACCGCGACACGTTCCTGGACCTCGTCGAATCGGCCGACGTCGTCGTCGAGAACTACCGCGCGGGCACGATGGAGTCGTTCGATCTGTCGTACGAACGACTCGCCGAACACAATCCCGAACTGATCTACGCGTCGATCCGTGGCTTCGGCGATCCGCGAACGGGCAAGACAGATCGCCAAGGGCAGCCAGCGTTCGACATCATCGCGCAGGCACTCGGCGGCGTGATGGAGATCACGGGCGAGGCCGACGGGCCACCGATGAAGGTCGGTCCCGGCATCGGGGACCTGTTCACGGCGACGCTCAACTGCATCGGCATCCTCGGCGCGCTCCACCACCGCGACCGGACCGGTGAGGGCCAATACGTCGACACGGCGATGTACGACTCGATGCTCAGTATGACCGAGCGCGCGATCTACCTCCAGTCCTACGAGGGCGAGGCGCCGACTCGCTGTGGCAACGCCCATCCGACACTCTTCCCGTACAATGCCTACGAGGTCGCGGACGGCTACGTCGTGGTCTCCGCGTTCGGCACCAACCACTGGCGGGCGTTCTGTGCGGCCATCGACAGGCCTGGCCTCGCCGAGGAGTATGCGACCCCAGCCGCTCGCCTGAAACACCGTGAGTCTCTCTACGACGAGATCGCCGCCTGGATGCGCGAGCACGAGACGGCCGACGTCATCGACCGGCTCGAGGGTGACGTTCCAGTCGCTCCCGTCCAGGACACCGAAGCCATCTTCGCCGACGACCACGTCCACGATCGAGACATGCTCTACGAGGTCGAACAACCCGGTGCAGACGAGTCCGTTCGCATCGCCGGCAGCGCGATCAAGATGAGCGAGACGAATCCCGAACCCCGGGGACGCGCCCCGATTCTCGACGAACACCGTGAGGAGATCCTGGCCGAACTCGCCGCACAGGAACAGGCTATCGACGAGTGACTCCCTGACGAAGAATTCGACTGTGCGACCGCTAGCACTGCACCAGAGTGTATCCCATCTGATAGATGTGGCGTGAGTAACGTTTTTGCACCCACCGACGAGAGCACCGGTATGGACTGGCCGCACGACCCCGACGGCGAGGACGGAAGCGAGGGCGGTCGCAAGTACGATATGGCCGTCATCGCCAAGAAAGTCGACGAAGACGAAGACTTCCCGCTCGACCGAGACGAGTTCGTTGCCGAACACGGTGACGAACCGATCCGAATCAACCACCGTCGTGTCGTCGCACTCGCCGACATCTTCGAGCACGTCGAACCCGACGAGTTCGAGACGATCGTCGATATGCACAAAGCCGTCGGCGACGCGATGCGTTCCGGTGACTTCTGGGAGTACCACCCGAAAGGAGCGAACCCGGAACACAATCCTGCGTAAACTCGGGGCGATCTCACTTTCCCGCGTAAACCCGCGACGACCCCGCTTCCCCGTAAATCGCAACGACCCCATTTTCCCGCGGCACTTACACTATCGTCGCCCATCTCAGCTCGGACCGCACCCCATCTCAGATCTGGATTGCGTATCACTTATCCGATGGTGGTGGTTTCGTTCAGGTATCGTGACGAACACGCAGGTGACACTCCTTCAGATCGACAACTACGGGCCGTGGACGGTCACGCCCGAACCGCGCCGCGAAGCGGATCTCCAGACCTTACAGTCCCGCCTCTACGCCGACGTCTCGCAGTTCGTCGGCGCCCGGGACGGCTACGTGTTCTTCACCCGCTTCGACAACATGGTCGGCGTGACGAACGGGCTCGACATCGACGACCACCGGTTGCTTCAGGAGTCGATAAACAACCGGTACCCGGTGACCGTCAGCCTCGGTATCGCAACCGGTCAGACGCCGATCCAGGCGCTCTCCGACGCGACAGCGCTCATTCAGGACGCCGGCAGTGCCCAAGACGCTGACCGTCGGAACGTGCTCGATGGGCGGATCGTCGACGACGCTCATCGAACCGAATCGGACGTCCAGATCGCCCACTTCGACGTCGTCGACGCCACCGGCGAGTACACGGACGAACTCAACGCCTTCGACAGCTTCATCGAGATCGAGCAGGGGTACGCCGAACTGATGCGATACATGCGCTCGGCCCACGACAGCCTCTCGTTCTTCGTCGGCGGCGACAACATCATCGCTGTCTGTCCAACGCTCGATCGAGCAGCCTACGAGGACGCCATCGACCACGTCGAGTCGGCAGTCGGCGTCGAGTTACGCGTCGGTGTCGGGCGGGGGAACACCGCACACGTCGCCGGAATGGACGCAAAACACGCGCTCGAACACTGTCGAGCAACTGGATCGATCCTCGATCTCGCGTGGGAATAGGTGCTGGACCAGTTCAGGTCGATGAGCTGAGACGTCGACAGCACTGATTCGAGTACTGTATCCGGGCCGGAATGGACGCAAAACACGCGCTCGAACACACTGCAATCATCGAGAGACTGCCACACTGGTTTCCGTCACGAAGCAGCGGTTTTTTCTCGCACAGAACGCCCAGATAGTGGCTCAGAAAAGTAGATGGCACGGCGGAATAAGCGTATCGGGGCTAGGTTTTAGGGGGACTGCGTGTTAACCCCTCACATGGAACCGGAGGTGTCGGTCAAAGACGTTCTGACGACGTCCTACGTGGGCGTCAGTGAGTCCGATAGCGTTCGCGGTGCTGTCGAACTCATGCGAACCGAGCGAGCGGGTTCGGTGCTGGTGGTCCGCGGATCGAGTGCGATCGGAATCATGACAGAGTGGGACGTCCTGGGCGTCGTCGAAGACGGAACCGATCCGTCGACCGTGACCGTCGGATCCGTAATGTCGTCACCGGTGATCTCGATCCCGCCGGATCACTCGCTCACCGACGCCGCGGACGTCATGGCGCGTGACGAGATCAGAAATCTGGTCGTCGAGGACGGCGACGGGATCGTCGGCGTGTTGACCCAGCGAGACGTCATCACCGCGGCGGGCTCGTTTACCGGTGCGACGGCCATCGACGAGGCCGAACTCCGAACGATGGCGACGCCCGAGTCGGGCGCGGTCCAGGCAGCAGCGAACGGCGGAACCGAGTACACCACCCAGAGTATCTGTGAAGTCTGTGGATCGCTTGCCGATTCACTCTGGGAACGAAACGGACAACTCGTCTGTACCGATTGCCGGTCGGTCTGAGCCGCCGCGAATGCGTCCGATAGAAAGACCTTTTGGGACGGTCAGTGGATCTCCGTGTAATGATTGCCACCCTCGACGATCTCGACGCGGCTGGGACCGTCGTCGGGCTCCGTGTCGACATCAACAGTCCGGTCGACGCGGACGGCCGTCTGCTCGACGATTCTCGCATCAGAGCCCACGTCGGTACGATCTCGTCTCTGCTCGAACGTAACGCCCGCGTCGCGCTCCTCGCACACCAGGGCCGCCCGGGCGGTGACTCGTTCACGACACTCGAACCGCACGCTGATCGACTGAACGAACTCCTCGACGCACCCGTCGAGTACGTCGACGAGACCCACGGCACGTCAGCCAGGGCTGCCATCGCCGATCTCACGGACGGTACGTGTGTCGTCCTCGAGAACACTCGGTTCTACAGCGAGGAGTACATGGAGTTCGACTCCGCCGACGCGGCAACGACGCATCTCGTCGAGCGACTCG containing:
- a CDS encoding CBS domain-containing protein — protein: MEPEVSVKDVLTTSYVGVSESDSVRGAVELMRTERAGSVLVVRGSSAIGIMTEWDVLGVVEDGTDPSTVTVGSVMSSPVISIPPDHSLTDAADVMARDEIRNLVVEDGDGIVGVLTQRDVITAAGSFTGATAIDEAELRTMATPESGAVQAAANGGTEYTTQSICEVCGSLADSLWERNGQLVCTDCRSV
- the mch gene encoding 2-methylfumaryl-CoA hydratase, whose translation is MTDWTDPETFGHVLDHSETLETGHYAEFFDEGDVIEHDPGLVLSQWGTELWTSQTLNHDPTYWRTDRAADADFDERPIHPDYLLAATLGITVEDLSEKGGYFLGRTNGRFHRDVYPGTELRVESEVLSVEESGSRPSYAIVTWRTTGLDAETGEPLCSYDRTNMIPRREPARVTDGGPASADEASGAEEAEGGAEAEEGEAKKEGEREEEGADIPSGPFVAPEGPHFEDFVATLETATDHDGVAAYRHERGRTIDDVTVATLPLSTLNTAKQHHNVDAMADAPSGDIVAYGDVSRSIALGHARSDEATYRDLGFDDERFHTFVTPGDTIYGFTRVLETVELSSTDGSTPSPLSAFDGEIPADRAGLVRFQHIAFNQRDEPVYSGRRLAAIQTRP
- a CDS encoding DUF5785 family protein — its product is MDWPHDPDGEDGSEGGRKYDMAVIAKKVDEDEDFPLDRDEFVAEHGDEPIRINHRRVVALADIFEHVEPDEFETIVDMHKAVGDAMRSGDFWEYHPKGANPEHNPA
- the citE gene encoding L-malyl-CoA/beta-methylmalyl-CoA lyase codes for the protein MTTTDTTRLCRSFQTAPAAVPKADTAKYLRSGLTAEGFEAPDWLVPDLEDGTAPSMKDEALENTVDLLGTHDFAGECWPRIEWSDTSAELRERGRDQIETLVREVDEHVDGVVVPKVGGIEDFDRVCRTLADVRETYDVPQDEIGLAIILETAQARSALREIAHRAADTPLSAIVFGPVDYTAQLGGRDVGSGRPRWDGTLEALSIETSANDLLAIGGPFDELFTTRAGVTAYRAEAYAEQVELEAHLGLDGSWSLHPKQTVQANHVHMPLPDELERALDRIERATAALDDGTGAVSIDGQMIDEATIKNFRNTVSLVRAIDDRAPQQTASRYDEELLAHARDIDLASP
- a CDS encoding uracil-DNA glycosylase, yielding MAQETRSNPFGMDADCRNCPALCETRETVVHGYGDVTADFCFVSERPTIRADSTGVPFAGDDEFTPLQRILGRLGLCDLTSDPAEPRLENAYLTSLTRCRHPERGPTDDEITNCEPYLDAEVRMINPHLLVPIGQRALTSLGAEYTTRNPEELRIEDHHGESIRGRGFELVPLINPTTATEDEIDDWVRRFAELMAADYRQTKGRRSR
- the glmS gene encoding methylaspartate mutase subunit S — protein: MPTTVVLGVIGSDAHVVGVTILERALDAAGFEVVNLGVQTEQAEFVAAATDHDADAILVSSLYGHAEQDCTGFHDHLENAGVDAVTYIGGNLAVGQDDFAQTRATFESLGFDRVFDPETDPTEAINALRRDLNLTTEPDRLRVTS
- the mct gene encoding succinyl-CoA:mesaconate CoA-transferase codes for the protein MGALSDVRVLDLTQVLAGPYCTMLLADMGADVVKIERPGGDLIRSNPPYVDDPDAEPYGGYFQSVNRGKRSIELDLAGDDRDTFLDLVESADVVVENYRAGTMESFDLSYERLAEHNPELIYASIRGFGDPRTGKTDRQGQPAFDIIAQALGGVMEITGEADGPPMKVGPGIGDLFTATLNCIGILGALHHRDRTGEGQYVDTAMYDSMLSMTERAIYLQSYEGEAPTRCGNAHPTLFPYNAYEVADGYVVVSAFGTNHWRAFCAAIDRPGLAEEYATPAARLKHRESLYDEIAAWMREHETADVIDRLEGDVPVAPVQDTEAIFADDHVHDRDMLYEVEQPGADESVRIAGSAIKMSETNPEPRGRAPILDEHREEILAELAAQEQAIDE
- a CDS encoding GTP cyclohydrolase III; this encodes MTNTQVTLLQIDNYGPWTVTPEPRREADLQTLQSRLYADVSQFVGARDGYVFFTRFDNMVGVTNGLDIDDHRLLQESINNRYPVTVSLGIATGQTPIQALSDATALIQDAGSAQDADRRNVLDGRIVDDAHRTESDVQIAHFDVVDATGEYTDELNAFDSFIEIEQGYAELMRYMRSAHDSLSFFVGGDNIIAVCPTLDRAAYEDAIDHVESAVGVELRVGVGRGNTAHVAGMDAKHALEHCRATGSILDLAWE
- a CDS encoding methylaspartate ammonia-lyase; this encodes MQIESVVATPGVSGFYFDDQAAIAQGASRDGFVYEGDPVTAGFDRVRQPGESLVVTLALSDGSTVRGDCAAVQYSGAGGRDPLFQAAEYVDLVEGPIADELRGRDAAAFAANTATIESLSPDGDRLHTAVRYGLSQALLAAAARAERTTMTDVVADAVDTTPATQPIPVFGQSGDDRYANAEKMLLSGVPVLPHGLFNTREKVGPSGDGLLEYVEWLRARTDELGPSGYEPTYHLDVYGTIGDLFGPPFDRDRVIEYFGDLEDAAAPSDIQIEGPMDAGSREAQLSAMAELREGLADAGVDVDIVADEWCNTLADVKAFVDAGAADVVQVKTPDLGGLQRSAAAVTYCDGTDTRAYLGGTCNETATSARATAHVALATDAAQVLAKPGMGFDEGYMLVENEMRRTVAVRRHAKSGVPADD
- a CDS encoding methylaspartate mutase subunit E, translated to MVRDEQLSSDGLATIDEAVRAEWPTGEAATVDDAIAFHEGLPPSKEFATVLESATEPLLQPRAGVARLDEQIELLTYLEETGEADLLPTTIDSYTRDNEYGKARTGLEKTRESDADALNGFPAVNHGVDGCRTLVESVDGPIEVRHGTPDARLLAAVTLAGGFQSFEGGPISYNIPYTKRGDLATTIEHWQYVDRLAGVYTERGVRINREPFGPLTGTLVPPSIAIAIMIVEGLLAATQGVRSLTLGYGQVGNVVQDVAALRALRALGEEYLPNEVCVTTVFHEWMGGFPPDEARANGVIGLGALTAAIARPDKVITKSPQEFQGVPTKEANAAGLRTTRQLLDMAMEQRLDIDGVESEQDLIERETRSLLEAVFEHGEGDVARGAVRAFETGALDVPFAPSESAKGACLPARDDDGRVRLFDFGDLAFDDEIKEIHAARLERRAETEDRSTSFHMVADDVDAISNGRLIGRPSESSRSGGVSDAD